The Saprospiraceae bacterium genome includes a window with the following:
- a CDS encoding cytochrome c oxidase subunit 3 — MNDNNIMINKRNTIHPHKFALWAAMASITMMFGAFTSAYIVKQAAGNWLEFAMPVAFYISTLMILISSITLHMSFKAFKSGLESRYKLFLSITLLAGLGFVVLQYFGWTSLYKIGVDLKGNVSGSFFYLLSGIHALHVLGGIAALLVAVLHAFTLKFKVTDQRINRFDLVVNYWHFVDFLWIYLFIFLLISK, encoded by the coding sequence ATGAATGACAATAATATAATGATAAATAAAAGGAATACTATCCACCCGCATAAGTTTGCTCTTTGGGCGGCTATGGCGAGTATTACCATGATGTTTGGCGCTTTTACATCAGCCTATATTGTAAAACAAGCTGCCGGAAATTGGCTTGAGTTTGCTATGCCAGTTGCGTTTTACATAAGTACACTTATGATTCTGATTTCGAGCATTACATTGCACATGTCTTTTAAAGCTTTTAAATCAGGTCTGGAATCCAGGTATAAATTGTTTTTGTCCATTACACTGTTAGCAGGTCTTGGATTTGTGGTATTGCAGTATTTTGGTTGGACTTCTTTGTACAAGATAGGAGTTGATCTCAAAGGTAATGTGTCAGGATCATTCTTTTATCTTCTTTCAGGTATACATGCGCTGCATGTTTTGGGTGGTATTGCAGCTTTATTGGTGGCTGTGCTTCATGCATTTACCTTAAAATTTAAAGTTACAGATCAAAGGATCAATAGATTTGACCTTGTGGTAAACTATTGGCACTTCGTTGATTTTTTATGGATATATCTTTTTATATTTTTATTAATAAGCAAATAA
- the cyoE gene encoding protoheme IX farnesyltransferase — protein sequence MLVKMRLSIVVVFSSLMGYFIASGGDATFSRGVLLAFGGLLVTFAANALNQVLEKDFDILMTRTADRPVATGRMKSSEAVMFAGLACLVGISILASFNPVTALLGMISLIIYAFVYTPLKRYSTLAVAVGAIPGALPVMIGFAAHDETITYMALSIFTIQFLWQFPHFWSIGFLGFDDYNRAGYKLLPVRDEQIDRNLGLSSMFYALMSLPVAVFMFMYLNVSFTSTIIVCIAGLIYMLFSYQLHKIFDRPSAMKLMFYSFLYLPIVLLTYLLF from the coding sequence ATGCTCGTAAAGATGAGGTTGAGTATAGTTGTAGTCTTTTCTTCACTGATGGGTTACTTTATTGCATCCGGTGGAGATGCTACATTTTCAAGAGGCGTTTTACTCGCTTTTGGTGGACTTTTAGTCACTTTCGCTGCTAATGCTTTAAATCAGGTTCTTGAAAAAGATTTTGATATACTTATGACAAGAACAGCTGACAGACCTGTAGCCACTGGCCGCATGAAGTCGTCCGAAGCTGTCATGTTTGCTGGTTTAGCGTGCTTAGTTGGTATAAGTATATTGGCTTCATTCAATCCTGTGACAGCCCTTCTTGGCATGATATCACTTATTATTTATGCATTTGTGTACACCCCATTGAAGAGGTATAGTACGCTGGCAGTAGCTGTTGGTGCTATTCCCGGTGCATTACCTGTCATGATCGGATTTGCAGCGCATGATGAGACTATCACTTACATGGCCTTAAGCATATTTACAATACAATTTTTGTGGCAATTTCCACATTTTTGGTCTATTGGTTTTTTAGGCTTTGATGATTATAATAGGGCGGGTTATAAACTGTTGCCGGTTAGAGATGAACAAATTGACAGAAACCTTGGCTTGTCTTCTATGTTTTACGCATTAATGTCTTTACCTGTTGCTGTGTTCATGTTTATGTACCTCAATGTAAGTTTTACCAGTACTATTATAGTTTGTATAGCCGGTCTGATCTATATGTTATTCAGTTATCAATTGCATAAAATATTTGATCGTCCTTCTGCAATGAAGCTTATGTTTTATTCCTTTTTGTATCTACCTATTGTCTTACTTACATATTTATTATTTTAA
- a CDS encoding alkaline phosphatase family protein, with protein MTNIKSILVLLVTVFGLFSHSVSQNTKITTIAFGSCAHEYKAQPILGHIADSKPDYFIYLGDNIYGDTYDMNELKAKYKKLSDKPEFQALKKSTKILATWDDHDYGWNDIGRHYNKKIESKDIFLDFFDEPASSERRKRPGIYTSYMQDVAGKKLQIILLDTRTFRDNLRTYRGELHANPKYFYSLDYYPHAHSDSTLLGETQWKWLETELRKPADVRIIGSSTQFSIEYNGYEAWANMPSEQQKMIDLIKKTKANGVVFISGDVHYAEISKLEKEGCYPIYDFTSSGISSTWHFATPNINRIEGPVMENHYGKITIDWSLKDVELKMELIDVNKNQRFEYTIPVSQLKF; from the coding sequence ATGACTAATATCAAATCAATCTTAGTGCTTCTTGTTACAGTCTTTGGATTATTTAGCCATTCTGTTAGCCAAAATACTAAAATAACGACTATTGCATTCGGCTCTTGTGCTCATGAATATAAAGCCCAACCTATATTAGGACATATCGCAGATTCCAAGCCGGATTATTTTATTTACCTTGGAGATAATATATACGGAGATACCTATGATATGAATGAACTTAAAGCAAAATATAAAAAACTCTCGGACAAACCTGAATTTCAAGCTTTAAAAAAGTCTACCAAAATTCTGGCAACATGGGATGATCACGATTACGGCTGGAATGATATAGGCAGGCATTATAACAAAAAAATAGAATCCAAGGACATTTTCCTCGACTTTTTTGATGAACCGGCTTCATCAGAAAGACGGAAAAGACCGGGCATCTACACTTCATATATGCAAGATGTAGCAGGAAAAAAACTTCAGATCATTCTTCTGGATACTAGAACCTTCAGAGATAATCTCCGGACTTATAGAGGAGAGCTTCATGCCAACCCAAAATATTTTTATTCATTAGATTACTATCCGCATGCACATTCTGACTCCACTTTGTTGGGTGAAACCCAATGGAAATGGCTAGAGACAGAACTCAGGAAGCCGGCCGATGTAAGAATTATAGGATCCAGCACACAATTCTCTATCGAATACAATGGTTATGAAGCTTGGGCCAACATGCCATCAGAACAGCAAAAAATGATTGATCTGATCAAAAAAACTAAAGCAAATGGCGTAGTTTTTATTTCCGGAGATGTACATTATGCAGAAATATCAAAATTAGAAAAAGAAGGCTGCTACCCTATTTATGATTTTACTTCAAGCGGAATTTCATCAACATGGCATTTTGCTACTCCTAATATTAACAGAATTGAAGGCCCGGTAATGGAAAATCACTATGGAAAGATAACAATCGACTGGAGTTTAAAAGATGTGGAATTAAAAATGGAACTGATCGATGTCAATAAAAATCAGAGATTCGAATATACTATCCCTGTTTCGCAATTGAAATTTTAA
- a CDS encoding DUF420 domain-containing protein → MEHRYPKPDINLAKRLNKISVVLTIVVFITVGLMRRIKFDLGIDFSFLPPVSATLNSLVTLFLFAALYFIRKKDVVNHKKSIYAALTLSALFLVCYVLYHFTTNETTYCKEGFIKYIYYFFLITHIVLAGISLPFILFTFVKGLTFQVEGHRKLARWVFPIWLYVAITGPLCYFLLKPCYL, encoded by the coding sequence ATGGAACACAGATATCCTAAACCTGATATTAACTTAGCGAAAAGATTAAATAAAATCAGCGTTGTCTTAACTATTGTGGTATTTATTACTGTTGGGCTGATGCGAAGAATTAAGTTTGATTTAGGTATTGATTTTAGTTTTCTGCCGCCGGTAAGTGCTACCCTTAATAGCTTAGTTACTTTGTTTCTATTTGCGGCTTTATATTTTATCAGGAAAAAAGATGTTGTAAATCATAAAAAGTCGATTTATGCAGCTTTAACACTTTCTGCGTTATTTTTAGTGTGTTATGTATTATATCATTTTACCACTAATGAAACCACATATTGCAAAGAAGGCTTTATAAAATATATATACTACTTTTTTCTGATCACACATATTGTACTTGCTGGTATTTCTCTTCCATTTATTTTATTTACTTTTGTCAAGGGATTGACTTTTCAGGTGGAAGGTCACCGAAAATTAGCAAGATGGGTGTTTCCTATTTGGTTATACGTAGCCATCACAGGTCCGCTTTGTTACTTTCTATTAAAACCTTGTTATTTATGA
- a CDS encoding cytochrome C oxidase subunit IV family protein produces the protein MGHLSYEASKSIATTTILKLAAITVFEVVMALLGKGYIIDGVHFPWYIMAILMIGMSIVKAYLIIYEFMHMKYEVPGLVKTVLLPTLLLVWAVIAFLYEGNYWNDSRQEVINKVKTELPAENPNQRK, from the coding sequence ATGGGACATTTATCATATGAAGCTTCTAAAAGTATTGCGACTACAACAATATTGAAACTTGCAGCAATAACGGTATTTGAAGTAGTTATGGCATTGCTTGGAAAGGGATACATTATTGATGGGGTACACTTTCCGTGGTACATTATGGCTATTTTGATGATAGGTATGAGTATAGTAAAAGCATACCTTATCATTTATGAATTCATGCATATGAAATATGAAGTGCCTGGCTTGGTTAAAACAGTTTTGCTTCCGACTTTGCTTCTGGTCTGGGCTGTTATTGCCTTTTTATATGAGGGAAATTACTGGAATGATTCAAGACAAGAGGTAATAAACAAAGTAAAAACAGAACTTCCGGCCGAAAATCCCAATCAAAGAAAGTAA
- a CDS encoding cytochrome c oxidase subunit 3, producing MVRAVQEGHRENKSGVVKWMLWTIVGGLAFLGCQAWEWTTLMGAEHMTIKQNPFGTHTETGVYMMGDGHDIKEGDTFKPGQSYLIHQHDGKFAPLKYKVTEGPDAGVVKEQQMGPKAFGALFFFITGFHGFHVLSGVAFLLIICLNAATGLYVKRKNGYEMVEKIGLYWHFVDLVWVFVFLCFYLL from the coding sequence ATGGTAAGGGCGGTACAGGAAGGTCATCGGGAAAATAAAAGTGGTGTTGTAAAGTGGATGCTGTGGACTATCGTCGGTGGACTTGCCTTCTTAGGTTGTCAGGCATGGGAATGGACCACATTGATGGGTGCGGAACATATGACTATCAAACAAAACCCTTTTGGCACACACACAGAAACAGGCGTTTATATGATGGGTGATGGTCATGATATCAAAGAAGGAGATACATTTAAGCCAGGGCAATCTTATCTGATTCATCAGCATGATGGAAAGTTTGCTCCATTGAAGTATAAAGTTACTGAAGGCCCTGATGCCGGTGTTGTCAAGGAACAACAAATGGGTCCTAAAGCCTTTGGTGCCTTATTTTTCTTCATTACAGGATTTCATGGGTTTCACGTATTGTCAGGTGTTGCATTTTTATTGATAATTTGTTTGAATGCAGCCACGGGTCTTTATGTTAAACGTAAAAATGGCTACGAAATGGTGGAGAAGATCGGATTGTACTGGCACTTTGTAGATTTGGTGTGGGTATTTGTTTTTTTATGTTTTTATCTTCTTTAA